In Schizosaccharomyces osmophilus chromosome 1, complete sequence, the genomic window CTTTACAATCAATAAATCCAGATTTCAAATCCTTGTCTCAAGAAATAGTCCTTTATACCTTTTTGGTTCTGGAAAGCCTCAAAACGTCGAATAGCAAATGGGCTGCGTACATTGAGTATCTCCCAAAAAGCTTCAATACTCCCACATATTTTAACGATGAGGATAAGCAGTATTTAAAAGCCACAAATATTGAATTTGCTCTACAAGATCGATTGCATAATTGGCGACATGCTTACGAAGATGTCTTGAAATTGGGATCGTTCTCTACAAACCAATTCACGTTTGATCTTTTTATCTGGGCTGCGACTGTGTTTACGTCAAGgtgcttttcttctagCTTGATTAACTCTCGTATCAGTAAGGAAGACGCAAGTCCTATACTTCTCCCGTTGATCGATAGCTTAAATCATAAGGCTATGCAGCcaattctttggaagacGGATGTTCGCGATACTATGTCAGTCCAGTTGGTCTCTCAAAACACTACTTCTAGAGGTCAGCAGATTTTTAATAATTATGGTCCTaaaggaaatgaagaattgcTTTTAGGATACGGATTTTGTTTAGAGGACAATGCGTTTGATAATGTTGCTCTTAGAGTATCTGTTCACCCTGATTTACCGTATAGACAACAAAAAACGTCTGTTTTGCAACAGGACAACACATTTGAGTTGAATAATTtaatcttcttcttccaaaaaaatgcaaatttCTCCGCATATGAGAAAGTCCTGCAATGCCTTACTGTTGTTAGTGCATCATCATTGGAGTTAAAGCGTATCTTGGCCCATCAAGCTATGTTTGGTTTGTCTTCTTACAACTCGAGTCTGCGCGGTAAAATCAAATCATTTGAGATTTTGCTTATGTACATAAATTCGCGTCTGCAGCTGCTTATACATAATAATCCAGACAAAAGTCCAACTAACATACGCCAACAGTATGCTAGCGTTTACAGAAAAGGTCAAATAGAAATTTTGGAACAATCTTTAGAACAAGTGAAGAATTTCATGGAGGTAGAACTGAAAAAGGTATATCACCCACACCCTAATTTATTGCAGTACCTTGTTCTGAACTCCGTTTCtgtatttcttcttcagcatcCCAACTTTGCTCTACTTTCAAAAGTAATCACAGAGCTTTATGGAACGACGGATGCGGAGTCTATCGCTGCAAGTGAAGAACAAGATAATGTTGTACTCTTAATATGTTTGTATTGTTTATCTGCTCACGAAGCACTACCTTTTTCTATTAAGATGCTTCAAGAAGGGTATCCTGCTTCAAGCACGGAGGAGGGTGACGAAGTCTTTGAAATATTTGATGAAATGATATTTCAAAGATATCCGGATGTGTTTggtaataaaaaaatatttaataaGGAAAATATGTCATGGGCATTGCAGTTGATAAATGAAGAATCTATAGATTTTTCCGGATTTACATTTGTCATTGTCCATGCTTAAGTCTCTTGAGTCAAACGAAATCAatatttttggataaaCTAGGCTTTAGGCGATGAAggatttttggaaacaaagaaaaaagaaatgtacAGAATGCATCTATGTGGAGCATTCAAATATGCATGCATATAATCATTACAgcttaataaataaaaattagaCTGTCTTAGGTAGAACCCATTTGGACGAATTTGTAAGGCCATTTATCGGCTCGGGCAGCTTTCACCCATTCACGTAAAGAACCATGAAGTTTTTTATGGAATTTTTGACTTAGCAATGGGTTAGAATaattgaaagaacaaagaTTTTCAAGACATACCTGCTTTTTCGAAATCTCAATGCCATAATTCTCTCTAATCCACTAAATTGTAATTCAAGACGCTTTTGCATTCGATCTTTTATATCTAATGAGACCAATAGCTCATTAGATAATTCAATGTGTGAGGCGATGTAGCTTGTTGCTTCTGTCTCAATGCCTTCAATAAATCCAAGCGGAGGATCATAAAGTTCTTCTAGATCAGGCTCCAAGTCAATGATATTCCGATCATGATTCCATACCCAAAACACGTTTTTTGCAACATATTCTAATTCAATTATCCATTTTCTATATGGCCGCTTTACGCGGGCCTCCTTTATAAAATCGACTTCTtcagtttcttcttcagaatcctcaagaaacgaaaacacTGTTTTAGCACCGACTTCTCTATTAGTATGTGCTTTTAGGTATAAGATAATTATTTGAATGATGACTTCTCGAGTAACAAAGTCAGAAGGCTgcttctttgaaaacaaaagttgaaCGAGTTGCTGGACGTGATAGAAGGATCGTATTAAGCATTCCAACCCTAACTATGGCGAATTGTTAGTATAAAAACCATTTTTAGCTCTTTATTATGAGTGCAGGACTCTTACCTGGACTGTGCACATGGCTTTGAGACAGAGAAGAAATCGATCCAAAAGCATATCATGTAAATTTTCTCTCCACTCAATCCTTGAAATCTTCTCTACCATACAGAATATTACACCGAATCCCCCATAGTGGATAAAACACGTTACCCATCTAAACAAGTTAGAAACAACgactttagaagaaaaggcagGAATCAGC contains:
- the rid1 gene encoding GTPase binding protein Rid1 — its product is MNTLRSFRRFLGSSSEESDGNSNITLMLRQESESLSQTSLTTSEESNPQCFDNLIKAQVLSSEASRGLLSLNDNVKLEILNSLNEKNKKKQSRMLSWKKKKTSYSEPIDFISYIVNTSIDYMDETIIHKLALLLRKEQILWVTCFIHYGGFGVIFCMVEKISRIEWRENLHDMLLDRFLLCLKAMCTVQLGLECLIRSFYHVQQLVQLLFSKKQPSDFVTREVIIQIIILYLKAHTNREVGAKTVFSFLEDSEEETEEVDFIKEARVKRPYRKWIIELEYVAKNVFWVWNHDRNIIDLEPDLEELYDPPLGFIEGIETEATSYIASHIELSNELLVSLDIKDRMQKRLELQFSGLERIMALRFRKSSQKFHKKLHGSLREWVKAARADKWPYKFVQMGST
- the set10 gene encoding ribosomal lysine methyltransferase Set10, which encodes MDKLFTEAHRNGCKLNENVDFVSAHDELSAYGEFVATAKADIEPNEVLISCPFEYAITYETALASLQSINPDFKSLSQEIVLYTFLVLESLKTSNSKWAAYIEYLPKSFNTPTYFNDEDKQYLKATNIEFALQDRLHNWRHAYEDVLKLGSFSTNQFTFDLFIWAATVFTSRCFSSSLINSRISKEDASPILLPLIDSLNHKAMQPILWKTDVRDTMSVQLVSQNTTSRGQQIFNNYGPKGNEELLLGYGFCLEDNAFDNVALRVSVHPDLPYRQQKTSVLQQDNTFELNNLIFFFQKNANFSAYEKVLQCLTVVSASSLELKRILAHQAMFGLSSYNSSLRGKIKSFEILLMYINSRLQLLIHNNPDKSPTNIRQQYASVYRKGQIEILEQSLEQVKNFMEVELKKVYHPHPNLLQYLVLNSVSVFLLQHPNFALLSKVITELYGTTDAESIAASEEQDNVVLLICLYCLSAHEALPFSIKMLQEGYPASSTEEGDEVFEIFDEMIFQRYPDVFGNKKIFNKENMSWALQLINEESIDFSGFTFVIVHA